In Streptomyces rapamycinicus NRRL 5491, the genomic stretch CCGGTGTAGATGATGATGCCCTCACCGGCGCGGATGGTCTCACCGCCGATCTCGATGTCCTCCAGCGCGACCCGGCGGCGGCCGTTGTGCACGATGGTCAGATAGCGCAGCAGCTCCTCGACGGCCCGGGCGATCACCTTCGGGTCCTCGGTCTCCCGCAGGACGGCGAGCTGGTCGGGGTTCTCCAGGAGGGCCACGGTGCCGAGGGCGATCATGTTGGCGGTGGTCTCATGGCCCGCGATCAGCAGCAGTACGCCCATGTTGGCGGCGTCGCGCTGGGTCAGCTCACCGGCCGTGACCCGGGCGGCCAGCTCGGAGAGCATGTCGTCGGCCGGGTCGGCGAGTTTGGCGGCGACCAGCCCGTCCAGATAGTCGGTCAGCGCGTCGTTGGCGCCGACCACCTCCTCGACCGAGGACTGACGGTTGATCAGCAGCGAGCTGTTCCGCTGGAAGAAGTCGTGGTCCTCGTACGGCACCCCGAGCAGCCGGCAGATCACCAGCGACGGCAGCGGCAGCGCGAGCGCGCGCACCAGGTCCACCGGGGTCGGCCCGGCCAGCATGGCGTCGATCAGCTCGTCGGTGATCTTCTGGATCTCGGGCCGCATCGCCTCGATCCGCTTGATGGCGAACGGTCCGGTGACCATCCGGCGGATCCGGGCGTGCTCGGGGTCGTCCATGGTGACGAAGGACCGCCGCCGCCCGGCGTTCTCGCGGAAGCCGGCGCTCGCGTGCGGATACCCGGGCCGCGTGCTCTCGGCGCTGACCCGCGGATCGGCGAGC encodes the following:
- a CDS encoding cytochrome P450 codes for the protein MTETLAETAPEAEEPLPEFPMPRATGCPFDPPPTARALHTERPVARVRLWDGSAPWLVTGYADQRALLADPRVSAESTRPGYPHASAGFRENAGRRRSFVTMDDPEHARIRRMVTGPFAIKRIEAMRPEIQKITDELIDAMLAGPTPVDLVRALALPLPSLVICRLLGVPYEDHDFFQRNSSLLINRQSSVEEVVGANDALTDYLDGLVAAKLADPADDMLSELAARVTAGELTQRDAANMGVLLLIAGHETTANMIALGTVALLENPDQLAVLRETEDPKVIARAVEELLRYLTIVHNGRRRVALEDIEIGGETIRAGEGIIIYTGTGNWDSEVFAEPERLDIGRDARRHMAFGFGVHQCLGQPLARMELQVVYGTLYRRIPTLRLATGIDQLPFKDDGLVYGVYELPVAWTS